In Streptomyces sp. NBC_01439, the following are encoded in one genomic region:
- a CDS encoding NCS2 family permease, with protein MSTPAPAPAVATAPEPSPREPAGSLDRYFKISERGSTVAREVRGGFATFFAMAYIIVLNPIILGSAKDMYGHQLDNGQLVTATALTAAFTTLLMGVIGNVPIALAAGLGVNTVVALQLAPRMSWPDAMGMVVLAGFVVMLLVATGLRERVMSAVPLGLRKGIAIGIGLFIMLIGLVDAGFVSRIPDAAHTTVPLQLGATGHLDGWPVLVFVIGVLLTLALLIRKTPGAILISIVAMTVLAVVVQLVAELPDSGWGLTVPAWPGNPVSMPDFGLVGEVSLFGGFDKVGMLTGALFVFTVLLSCFFDAMGTILGVGDEAKLIDKKTGEFPGINRVLLVDGLAVASGGATSSSATTCFVESTAGVGEGARTGLANVVTGGLFAVALFLTPLATMVPSQAATPALVAVGFLILAGSVKDIDWSDFTIAVPAFLAMVMMPFTYSITNGIGIGFVSFCALRLATGRGRGVPVAMYVVSAVFVFYYAMPALGLAQ; from the coding sequence ATGAGCACCCCGGCCCCCGCCCCCGCCGTAGCCACCGCCCCGGAGCCTTCCCCCCGGGAACCCGCCGGCTCACTGGACCGCTACTTCAAGATCTCCGAGCGCGGCTCGACCGTCGCCCGCGAGGTCCGCGGCGGCTTCGCGACCTTCTTCGCCATGGCCTACATCATCGTGCTGAACCCGATCATCCTGGGCAGCGCGAAGGACATGTACGGGCACCAGCTCGACAACGGCCAGCTGGTGACGGCCACCGCCCTAACGGCGGCCTTCACCACCCTCCTCATGGGCGTCATCGGCAACGTCCCGATCGCGCTCGCCGCCGGCCTCGGCGTGAACACGGTCGTCGCGCTCCAGCTCGCCCCGCGCATGAGCTGGCCCGACGCCATGGGCATGGTGGTCCTGGCCGGCTTCGTGGTGATGCTGCTGGTCGCCACCGGCCTGCGCGAGCGGGTCATGAGCGCCGTGCCGCTCGGCCTGCGCAAGGGCATCGCCATCGGCATCGGCCTGTTCATCATGCTGATCGGCCTGGTCGACGCGGGCTTCGTCTCCCGCATCCCGGACGCCGCGCACACCACGGTCCCGCTGCAGCTCGGCGCCACCGGTCACCTGGACGGCTGGCCGGTCCTGGTCTTCGTCATCGGCGTGCTGCTCACCCTCGCCCTGCTGATCCGCAAGACCCCGGGCGCGATCCTGATCTCCATCGTGGCCATGACCGTCCTCGCCGTCGTGGTCCAGCTGGTCGCGGAGCTGCCCGACTCGGGCTGGGGCCTCACGGTCCCCGCATGGCCCGGCAACCCGGTGTCCATGCCCGACTTCGGGCTCGTCGGCGAGGTCAGCCTGTTCGGCGGCTTCGACAAGGTCGGGATGCTCACCGGCGCCCTCTTCGTCTTCACCGTGCTGCTGTCCTGCTTCTTCGACGCCATGGGCACGATCCTCGGCGTCGGCGACGAGGCGAAGCTGATCGACAAGAAGACCGGCGAGTTCCCCGGGATCAACCGGGTCCTGCTGGTCGACGGCCTGGCGGTCGCCTCGGGCGGCGCCACCTCCTCCTCCGCGACCACCTGCTTCGTGGAGTCCACGGCGGGGGTCGGCGAGGGCGCCCGTACGGGTCTGGCGAACGTCGTGACGGGCGGCCTCTTCGCCGTGGCGCTGTTCCTCACCCCGCTCGCCACCATGGTCCCGTCCCAGGCGGCCACCCCGGCGCTCGTGGCGGTCGGCTTCCTGATCCTGGCGGGCTCGGTCAAGGACATCGACTGGAGCGACTTCACCATCGCCGTCCCGGCCTTCCTGGCCATGGTGATGATGCCCTTCACCTACTCGATCACCAACGGCATCGGCATCGGCTTCGTGAGCTTCTGCGCGCTGCGCCTGGCGACCGGCCGGGGCCGCGGGGTCCCGGTGGCCATGTACGTGGTGTCGGCGGTGTTCGTCTTCTACTACGCGATGCCCGCCCTCGGCCTCGCCCAGTAG
- a CDS encoding DUF2530 domain-containing protein, which yields MAKWIAKHEAPEPLEGPVVATVTGGTILWFALFLVQLPFYGWFADRGQLWWVWTCAAGGFLGLIGIWYVRGRDAALARHAAERAEVAARAEQDGQDGQDGQDGQAGQAGQAGSEPQA from the coding sequence ATGGCGAAATGGATTGCGAAGCACGAGGCGCCCGAGCCCCTGGAGGGCCCTGTCGTCGCCACCGTCACGGGTGGCACGATCCTGTGGTTCGCCCTCTTCCTGGTCCAGCTGCCCTTCTACGGGTGGTTCGCCGACCGGGGCCAGCTGTGGTGGGTCTGGACCTGCGCGGCCGGTGGTTTCCTCGGCCTGATCGGCATCTGGTACGTCCGCGGCCGCGACGCGGCGCTTGCGCGTCACGCGGCGGAACGGGCGGAGGTCGCTGCGCGGGCCGAGCAGGACGGGCAGGACGGGCAGGACGGGCAGGACGGGCAGGCCGGGCAGGCGGGGCAGGCGGGCTCGGAGCCGCAGGCCTGA
- a CDS encoding cation-translocating P-type ATPase: MTQRAGTESDGPEPGGGTAAPAIDAGAELDPVHPVRPPAPRFKPGGLSTAEVAERVARGEVNDVPVRSSRSTTDIVRANVFTRFNAIIGVLWAIMLVVAPIQDSLFGFVIVANTGIGIIQELRAKKTLDSLAVIGEVKPSVRRDGRTAEISTSEIVLGDVIELGPGDKVVVDGSVGEADGLEIDESLLTGEADPVLKKPGDPVMSGSFVVAGGGAFTATKVGREAYAAQLAEEASRFTLVHSELRSGISTILKYVTWMMIPTSIGLIISQLLVKENNLKDSIARTVGGIVPMIPEGLVLLTSVAFAIGVIRLGRKQCLVQELPAIEGLARVDVVCLDKTGTLTEGGMDVTELRPLGGAEPAYVKKVLGALGESDPRPNASLQAIIDAYPDMAEWRCTESLPFSSARKYSGASFSEGDGENNTWLLGAPDVLLPAGDPALEEINGLNEQGLRVLLLARSARELDDAAVATGVRPTALVVLEQRLRPDAADTLRYFEDQNVSAKVISGDNAVSVGAVAGKLGLPGAENTVDARGLPADRADMAKVLDENSVFGRVSPQQKRDMVGALQSKGHTVAMTGDGVNDVLALKDADIGVSMGSGSEATKAVAQIVLLNNSFSTLPSVVAEGRRVIGNITRVATLFLTKTVYSVLLAILVVCSQVEYPFLPRHLTLLSTLTIGIPAFFLALAPNKERAKPHFVKRVMRYAIPGGAIAAVATFVSYLIARHHYTGQGALEAESSAATLTLFLTSMWVLAIIARPYTWWRVALVGAMGGAFLIVLVVPWLQDFFQLKLVGVTVPWIAVAVAVGAAVLIEFTFRWVDRKFPA, encoded by the coding sequence ATGACGCAGCGGGCTGGAACCGAATCCGACGGGCCGGAGCCGGGTGGCGGGACGGCCGCCCCCGCCATCGACGCGGGAGCGGAGCTGGACCCCGTACACCCGGTACGACCGCCCGCACCCCGGTTCAAGCCGGGCGGGCTGAGCACCGCCGAGGTAGCCGAGCGCGTCGCGCGGGGCGAGGTCAACGACGTTCCGGTGCGCTCGTCGCGTTCGACCACCGACATCGTCCGCGCCAACGTCTTCACCCGGTTCAACGCGATCATCGGCGTGCTCTGGGCGATCATGCTCGTCGTCGCACCGATCCAGGACAGCCTCTTCGGCTTCGTGATCGTCGCGAACACCGGCATCGGCATCATCCAGGAACTGCGCGCCAAGAAGACCCTCGACAGCCTCGCCGTCATCGGCGAGGTCAAACCCAGCGTCCGCCGCGACGGCCGGACCGCCGAGATCTCCACCTCCGAGATCGTCCTCGGCGACGTCATCGAACTCGGCCCCGGCGACAAGGTCGTCGTCGACGGATCCGTCGGCGAGGCCGACGGCCTGGAGATCGACGAATCCCTGCTCACCGGCGAGGCCGACCCCGTCCTGAAGAAGCCCGGCGACCCGGTCATGTCCGGCTCCTTCGTCGTCGCCGGCGGCGGCGCCTTCACCGCCACCAAGGTCGGCCGCGAGGCCTACGCCGCCCAGTTGGCCGAAGAGGCCTCCCGCTTCACGCTCGTCCATTCCGAGCTGCGCTCCGGCATCTCCACCATCCTCAAGTACGTCACCTGGATGATGATCCCGACCTCGATCGGCCTGATCATCAGCCAGCTCCTCGTCAAGGAGAACAACCTCAAGGACTCCATCGCCCGGACCGTCGGCGGCATCGTCCCGATGATCCCCGAGGGGCTCGTCCTGCTCACCTCCGTCGCCTTCGCGATCGGCGTCATCCGGCTCGGCCGCAAGCAGTGCCTGGTCCAGGAGCTGCCCGCCATCGAGGGCCTCGCCCGCGTCGACGTGGTCTGCCTCGACAAGACCGGCACCCTCACCGAGGGCGGCATGGACGTCACCGAGCTGCGCCCGCTCGGCGGCGCCGAGCCGGCGTACGTCAAAAAGGTGCTCGGCGCCCTCGGGGAGTCCGACCCGCGCCCCAACGCCAGCCTCCAGGCGATCATCGACGCCTACCCCGACATGGCCGAGTGGCGCTGCACCGAGTCCCTGCCCTTCTCCTCCGCCCGCAAGTACAGCGGCGCCAGCTTCAGCGAGGGCGACGGCGAGAACAACACCTGGCTGCTCGGCGCACCCGACGTGCTGCTCCCCGCCGGGGATCCGGCCCTCGAGGAGATCAACGGCCTCAACGAGCAGGGACTGCGCGTCCTGCTGCTGGCCCGCTCCGCCCGCGAACTCGACGACGCGGCCGTCGCCACCGGGGTCCGACCGACCGCCCTGGTCGTCCTGGAACAGCGGCTGCGCCCCGACGCCGCCGACACGCTGCGCTACTTCGAGGACCAGAACGTCAGCGCGAAGGTCATCTCCGGCGACAACGCGGTCTCCGTCGGCGCGGTCGCCGGCAAGCTGGGTCTGCCCGGCGCCGAGAACACCGTGGACGCCCGGGGGCTCCCCGCCGACCGGGCCGACATGGCGAAGGTCCTCGACGAGAACTCGGTCTTCGGACGGGTCAGCCCGCAGCAGAAGCGGGACATGGTGGGAGCCCTCCAGTCCAAGGGCCACACGGTCGCCATGACGGGCGATGGAGTCAACGACGTGCTCGCCCTCAAGGACGCGGACATCGGCGTCAGCATGGGCTCGGGCTCGGAGGCGACGAAGGCGGTGGCCCAGATCGTCCTCCTCAACAACAGCTTCTCGACGCTGCCCTCGGTGGTCGCCGAGGGCCGCCGGGTCATCGGCAACATCACCCGCGTGGCCACCCTCTTCCTCACCAAGACGGTCTACTCGGTGCTGCTGGCGATCCTGGTGGTCTGCTCGCAGGTCGAGTACCCCTTCCTGCCCCGCCACCTGACGCTGCTGTCCACGCTTACCATCGGCATCCCGGCCTTCTTCCTGGCCCTGGCACCGAACAAGGAGCGCGCGAAACCGCACTTCGTGAAGCGGGTCATGCGGTACGCGATCCCCGGCGGCGCCATCGCGGCCGTGGCCACCTTCGTCTCGTACCTGATCGCCCGCCATCACTACACGGGCCAGGGAGCCCTCGAAGCCGAGTCCAGCGCGGCCACGCTGACGCTGTTCCTGACGTCCATGTGGGTACTGGCGATCATCGCCCGCCCCTACACGTGGTGGCGGGTGGCCCTGGTCGGTGCGATGGGCGGGGCGTTCCTGATCGTCCTCGTCGTGCCGTGGCTACAGGACTTCTTCCAGCTCAAACTGGTGGGCGTCACGGTGCCGTGGATCGCGGTGGCCGTCGCCGTGGGTGCGGCCGTGCTGATCGAGTTCACCTTCAGGTGGGTCGACCGCAAGTTCCCGGCCTGA